One region of candidate division KSB1 bacterium genomic DNA includes:
- the tdh gene encoding L-threonine 3-dehydrogenase, whose translation MKALVKKEAREGLWLEEVPIPKIGNNDLLVKITKTAICGTDLHIYKWDAWAQRTIKVPQIIGHEFVGEIVDMGRDVSGYQIGERVSGEGHIVCGVCRSCRAGRRHLCTNAIGIGVNRDGCFAEYLSLPAANAWHIHPSVPSEIAAFFDPYGNATHAALSFDLVGEDVLITGAGPIGIMATAICRHVGARNIVVTDINDYRLELARRMGATCAINVTRTSIEECRKELGMIGFDIGLEMSGNRDAFESMLENMYHGGRIALLGILPNSAQVNWDQVIFKGLTIKGIYGREIFETWYKMQTMLQSGLDISPVLTHRFRFEEFQKGFDVMLSGNCGKVVLELD comes from the coding sequence ATGAAGGCTTTGGTCAAAAAAGAAGCGCGCGAGGGCTTGTGGCTCGAAGAGGTGCCGATCCCCAAGATCGGCAATAACGACCTGCTGGTCAAAATCACCAAAACCGCCATCTGCGGCACGGATCTGCATATTTACAAGTGGGACGCCTGGGCGCAACGGACGATCAAGGTGCCGCAGATCATCGGCCACGAGTTCGTCGGCGAAATCGTCGACATGGGCAGGGACGTAAGCGGCTACCAGATCGGCGAGCGCGTGTCGGGCGAGGGGCATATCGTGTGCGGCGTCTGCCGCAGCTGCCGCGCCGGCCGGCGTCACCTGTGCACCAACGCAATCGGCATCGGCGTCAACCGCGACGGCTGCTTTGCCGAATATCTCTCGCTGCCGGCCGCCAACGCCTGGCATATTCACCCCTCGGTGCCGTCCGAAATCGCCGCTTTTTTCGATCCTTACGGCAACGCCACTCACGCCGCGCTGTCCTTTGATCTCGTCGGCGAGGATGTGCTGATTACCGGCGCCGGCCCCATCGGCATCATGGCGACCGCCATCTGCCGCCATGTCGGCGCCCGCAACATCGTCGTGACCGACATCAACGATTATCGCCTCGAACTGGCGCGCCGCATGGGCGCCACCTGCGCCATCAACGTCACCCGCACCTCCATCGAAGAATGCCGCAAAGAGCTGGGCATGATCGGATTCGACATCGGCCTCGAAATGTCCGGCAACCGCGACGCGTTCGAGTCCATGCTCGAAAACATGTATCACGGCGGCAGAATCGCCCTGCTCGGCATCCTGCCGAACTCGGCGCAGGTCAACTGGGATCAGGTGATCTTTAAAGGGCTGACGATCAAAGGCATCTACGGCCGCGAGATCTTTGAAACGTGGTATAAAATGCAAACCATGCTGCAGAGCGGGCTCGACATTTCGCCCGTACTGACGCATCGTTTTCGTTTCGAGGAATTTCAAAAGGGGTTCGACGTCATGCTCAGCGGCAACTGCGGCAAGGTGGTGCTGGAATTGGATTGA
- a CDS encoding ferrous iron transport protein A — MTLDKAKAEQKLRIVRIHGGHLLRDRLYQMGLFEGTNIAVKQISRLGGPLLIECGGSRIALGRGMARQIDVEEIESNALSNEK; from the coding sequence ATGACTCTCGATAAAGCAAAAGCCGAGCAAAAATTGCGCATCGTACGCATTCACGGCGGACATTTGCTGCGCGATCGCCTGTACCAGATGGGGCTTTTTGAAGGCACAAATATCGCGGTCAAGCAGATTTCACGGCTGGGCGGGCCGCTGCTCATCGAATGCGGCGGTTCGCGCATTGCCCTCGGCAGAGGCATGGCCCGACAGATCGACGTCGAAGAGATCGAGAGCAATGCCCTTTCAAACGAGAAATAA
- a CDS encoding metal-dependent transcriptional regulator, which translates to MEKQYDVTTQEYIEVIYQLEKENRVARVTEIAERRGVTKSSVSLVMQQLQQKNLVDRKLYGHITLTAGGRRLGARLMKRHEVLARFLREVVGVSAQTAEQDACILEHVISNESYNAMRRLLDGIKDSPEAEERLAAWRQRGEQTSRPREDGSAKERSDK; encoded by the coding sequence ATGGAAAAACAGTATGATGTAACCACGCAGGAATACATCGAGGTGATTTATCAGCTCGAGAAGGAGAATCGTGTGGCGCGGGTAACCGAGATTGCCGAACGGCGCGGGGTGACCAAGTCGAGCGTGTCCCTCGTCATGCAGCAGCTGCAGCAAAAGAACTTGGTCGACCGCAAGCTCTACGGCCACATTACATTGACCGCCGGCGGCAGGCGCTTGGGCGCCAGGCTGATGAAACGTCATGAGGTCCTTGCGCGGTTTTTGCGGGAGGTGGTCGGCGTTTCGGCGCAGACGGCGGAACAGGATGCCTGCATCCTTGAGCATGTGATCAGTAATGAATCTTACAATGCCATGCGTCGCCTGCTGGATGGGATCAAGGACTCGCCCGAGGCCGAAGAGCGTTTGGCCGCCTGGAGGCAGCGTGGAGAGCAGACGTCACGCCCGCGCGAAGATGGCTCTGCAAAAGAAAGGTCGGACAAATGA
- the feoB gene encoding ferrous iron transport protein B, whose translation MPFQTRNNDFDSRHPHPVIVLAGQPNCGKSTIFNHVAGYLSITTNFPGVTVEYLRSHVVVAGRTCNLVDLPGVYSLTALDPASIETKKYLLEKRVDVIVNVVDASVLSRSLELTLQLLELGRPMVLCLNMMDEAERKGISIDVAKLSQLLGIPVIPAVATRGTGLEELFAAAFELIQNPQSAPPQKLSRHVESKVEELIAESGDHFSSAPSSRLVVIKQLEDDSYFAQKYPADAEWRRRLAQVRQELGEEHGETSAAVIAMERHHWAMKIFEQVAQVTPRRRTGLDYLDDLTTHPIVGYGLMTLLLFAFFVAVFRLGAWVEGPLLRFLAKFSQAVIAWSGLSGTAETIAVGALQGFTGGVAVVLPYLFPFLLAMAFIEDIGYLPRIAFLMDGLMHRMGLHGTAVVPTILGYGCSVPAVMAARILPSARDRFIASVIAVLVPCSARMVVIMGLVGYYLGGAAAFAVYLLNAGVVILTGAALSRLMPEDSPGLVLEMPSFRLPKLKVLLAKTWLRLKEFILIAWPLLIVGSALLTGIELLGGTPFINRLTAPLMKLLGLPESIGMTLLFGVLRKELTLLMLFQALGTQNVAAVMSPSQILTFTLFVVFYLPCMATLGIMAAELGWKRTAAGAGVSFIIAVLIALAARIVTGLIF comes from the coding sequence ATGCCCTTTCAAACGAGAAATAATGACTTTGACTCGCGCCATCCGCATCCGGTCATCGTGCTTGCCGGCCAGCCGAATTGCGGCAAGAGCACGATTTTCAACCATGTTGCCGGCTATCTTTCCATAACCACCAATTTCCCCGGCGTCACCGTTGAATACCTGCGTTCGCACGTCGTCGTTGCCGGTCGGACCTGCAATCTGGTCGATCTGCCCGGCGTCTACTCGCTGACGGCGCTCGATCCGGCTTCCATAGAGACCAAAAAGTATCTCTTGGAGAAGAGAGTCGATGTGATCGTCAACGTCGTCGACGCCTCGGTGCTCAGCCGCAGCTTGGAGCTGACCCTGCAGCTGCTCGAGCTGGGTCGGCCCATGGTGCTGTGCCTGAACATGATGGACGAAGCCGAGCGCAAAGGCATCTCGATTGACGTCGCCAAGCTCTCGCAGCTTTTGGGCATTCCGGTAATTCCGGCGGTGGCGACGCGCGGTACGGGCTTGGAGGAGCTGTTTGCCGCCGCGTTCGAACTGATCCAAAACCCGCAGTCGGCTCCTCCGCAAAAGCTGAGCCGCCATGTCGAAAGCAAAGTCGAAGAGCTGATCGCCGAGTCGGGCGACCATTTTTCGTCTGCGCCCAGCTCGCGACTGGTGGTGATCAAGCAGCTCGAAGACGACTCCTATTTCGCGCAAAAATATCCCGCTGATGCCGAGTGGCGCCGTCGCTTGGCGCAGGTACGGCAGGAATTGGGAGAAGAGCACGGCGAAACCTCGGCGGCGGTGATTGCCATGGAGCGGCACCATTGGGCGATGAAAATCTTTGAGCAGGTTGCCCAAGTGACGCCGCGCCGCCGCACAGGGCTGGATTACCTCGACGATCTGACCACTCATCCCATCGTCGGCTACGGTTTGATGACCCTTTTGCTGTTCGCCTTTTTCGTCGCCGTCTTTCGCCTCGGGGCTTGGGTCGAAGGGCCGCTGCTGCGATTCCTGGCGAAATTTTCACAAGCGGTCATTGCCTGGAGCGGCCTGAGCGGGACTGCCGAAACGATCGCCGTCGGCGCTCTCCAGGGATTCACCGGCGGCGTCGCCGTCGTCCTACCCTACCTCTTTCCGTTTTTGCTGGCCATGGCGTTCATCGAAGACATCGGCTATTTGCCGCGCATCGCCTTTCTCATGGACGGCCTGATGCACCGAATGGGCCTCCACGGAACGGCCGTAGTGCCGACGATCCTCGGCTACGGCTGCAGTGTCCCGGCGGTAATGGCCGCCCGCATCCTTCCGTCGGCGCGCGATCGTTTCATCGCTTCGGTGATCGCCGTTCTCGTCCCCTGCTCGGCGCGTATGGTGGTGATCATGGGATTGGTCGGTTACTATTTGGGCGGAGCGGCCGCTTTTGCCGTCTATCTCCTCAACGCCGGAGTCGTCATCCTCACCGGCGCCGCACTGTCACGGCTCATGCCCGAAGATTCGCCGGGACTTGTTCTGGAAATGCCCTCCTTTCGTCTTCCAAAACTGAAGGTCCTGCTGGCAAAGACTTGGCTCAGACTCAAGGAGTTCATTTTGATTGCCTGGCCGCTCCTCATCGTCGGCAGCGCCCTTTTAACCGGCATCGAATTGCTGGGCGGGACCCCGTTCATCAACCGCTTGACGGCACCGCTCATGAAGCTGCTCGGACTGCCTGAATCCATCGGCATGACTCTGCTGTTCGGCGTGCTGCGCAAAGAACTGACCCTGCTCATGCTTTTTCAGGCCTTGGGAACCCAGAACGTCGCCGCCGTCATGAGCCCCTCGCAAATCTTGACCTTTACCCTCTTTGTCGTCTTTTACCTGCCCTGCATGGCGACGCTTGGAATTATGGCGGCGGAATTGGGGTGGAAGAGGACCGCAGCCGGAGCCGGCGTCTCGTTTATCATCGCCGTGCTCATCGCCTTGGCTGCAAGGATCGTCACCGGCCTCATTTTTTGA